Proteins from one Bradyrhizobium sp. CB82 genomic window:
- a CDS encoding LLM class flavin-dependent oxidoreductase produces the protein MKFGVFDQNDRSGLPLAEQYEKRLALAELYDRLGFHAFHMSEHHGTSLSMTPSPSVWMAALAQRTKRLRLCPLVYLLPTYHPARLYEEICILDHLSGGRFEFGIGRGASPHELDALGIDSTKAARMYAEAFDTIQRCFTQETVTTTGEFWSLNDYVVEMKPLQRPRPPMWYAVGSPDSVVWPARNGVNVVCGGPVSRVRAISDQYRDEVAAAGVQSNPSPLIGINRYIIVGETDREAHELGRKAWPAFYENFIKLWRKHGTQPVNAKLPPAFDQLAESGHAIAGSARTVAQALSDQVAAGGVNYVIGSFMFGTMPHTEAVASVRRFAENVMPHVATAEAVAA, from the coding sequence ATGAAATTCGGTGTCTTCGACCAGAACGACCGTTCCGGCCTTCCCTTGGCAGAGCAATACGAGAAGCGGCTTGCTCTCGCCGAGCTCTACGATCGTCTGGGTTTTCACGCCTTCCACATGAGCGAGCACCACGGCACCTCGCTGAGCATGACGCCCTCGCCGAGCGTGTGGATGGCGGCTCTGGCCCAGCGGACGAAGCGATTGAGACTCTGCCCGCTTGTCTACCTGCTGCCGACCTATCATCCCGCGCGGCTCTATGAAGAGATCTGCATTCTCGATCATTTGAGCGGTGGACGCTTCGAGTTCGGGATCGGCCGTGGCGCCTCGCCCCACGAGCTCGATGCGCTCGGGATCGATTCCACGAAGGCTGCCAGGATGTACGCCGAGGCATTCGACACGATCCAGCGCTGTTTCACGCAGGAGACCGTCACAACCACTGGGGAGTTCTGGAGCCTGAACGACTACGTCGTGGAAATGAAGCCGCTTCAGCGGCCGCGCCCGCCCATGTGGTACGCCGTCGGCTCGCCCGATTCAGTCGTCTGGCCGGCGCGCAATGGTGTGAATGTCGTCTGCGGCGGGCCGGTGTCCCGCGTGCGCGCGATCTCGGATCAATATCGCGACGAAGTGGCCGCGGCCGGTGTGCAATCGAACCCGTCACCGCTCATCGGCATCAATCGCTACATCATCGTCGGCGAGACGGATCGCGAGGCGCACGAACTGGGTCGGAAAGCCTGGCCGGCCTTCTACGAAAACTTCATCAAGCTGTGGCGCAAGCACGGAACGCAGCCCGTCAACGCCAAACTGCCGCCTGCTTTCGATCAGCTTGCCGAATCCGGCCATGCCATTGCTGGGTCGGCCAGAACCGTCGCGCAAGCGCTTTCCGATCAAGTTGCGGCCGGAGGGGTGAACTACGTGATCGGCAGCTTCATGTTCGGAACCATGCCCCATACGGAGGCCGTGGCCTCGGTCCGTCGCTTCGCCGAGAACGTGATGCCTCATGTCGCGACCGCCGAAGCGGTTGCCGCATGA
- a CDS encoding VOC family protein: protein MSLGTIRTVYTVANDMNFMQAFYASALDLPLAFRDRDNRCQFRAGQVSFALSSRAEAAQGARGSIVVFNAVDLTAQRIERLGGRHLATRDMGSHGSVATFADPENNLFQLHVRQGS from the coding sequence ATGTCCCTCGGCACAATCCGGACCGTCTACACGGTCGCCAACGACATGAATTTCATGCAGGCCTTCTACGCGAGCGCGCTCGATTTGCCGTTGGCATTCCGGGATCGCGATAACCGGTGTCAGTTCAGGGCCGGGCAGGTTTCGTTTGCGCTGAGCTCACGCGCCGAGGCTGCGCAAGGCGCGCGCGGCAGCATCGTCGTTTTCAATGCGGTCGACCTGACCGCGCAGCGGATCGAGCGGCTCGGTGGGCGCCATCTTGCGACCCGCGACATGGGTTCGCACGGCAGCGTCGCAACTTTCGCCGATCCCGAGAACAACCTGTTCCAACTCCATGTCCGGCAAGGCAGCTAA
- a CDS encoding IclR family transcriptional regulator C-terminal domain-containing protein, with the protein MKDIAPLAGLTASAANNYLVSLVRTGLAAADDKPGHYRLGPAALSLGVSAIQQIDGFEIVRREVTSLRDATKRSAAVTTWSDDGPLSLFKQDGDQRGAFEFRTGLIPMLGSAAGKIYAARLPSNLTTPLIEREWAAVIGGKADVAKFREDAARELKRKGYTTIVRSDLTGYVSIAAPVLDWNGDVRFTLSLAGTRASMKIEPSSDQVKALLAAATSATQALGGKAIGHD; encoded by the coding sequence TTGAAGGACATCGCGCCGCTGGCGGGCCTGACGGCGAGCGCCGCAAACAACTACCTCGTCAGCCTGGTGAGGACCGGGCTTGCTGCCGCCGACGACAAACCGGGGCACTACCGCCTGGGCCCCGCGGCGCTGTCGCTTGGCGTCAGCGCGATACAGCAGATCGACGGCTTCGAGATCGTCCGGCGCGAAGTCACGAGCCTGCGCGATGCGACGAAGCGAAGCGCGGCCGTCACCACCTGGAGCGATGACGGCCCGCTCAGCCTGTTCAAGCAGGACGGCGATCAGCGCGGCGCCTTTGAATTTCGTACCGGGCTGATCCCGATGCTGGGTTCTGCGGCCGGGAAAATCTATGCGGCCCGACTGCCGTCAAACCTGACGACGCCCCTGATCGAGCGGGAATGGGCCGCGGTGATCGGTGGCAAGGCAGACGTCGCAAAATTCAGGGAGGATGCAGCGCGTGAGCTGAAGCGAAAGGGTTATACGACCATCGTCCGCTCCGACCTGACCGGCTACGTCTCCATCGCCGCCCCGGTTCTCGACTGGAACGGCGATGTTCGCTTTACCCTCAGTCTGGCCGGCACCAGGGCTTCGATGAAGATAGAGCCTTCGAGCGATCAGGTGAAAGCACTGCTTGCCGCTGCAACGAGCGCAACGCAAGCGCTTGGCGGCAAAGCCATCGGCCACGACTAG
- a CDS encoding acyl-CoA synthetase, producing the protein MTQDLTRIIAKAREHSIGDLLRRSAQREPNKLALSCGAVRWTFAELDAICNRLARGLLGLGIRKGDRLAVLSRNSHAFAALRFAVVRIGAVLVPINFMLNPDEINFILKSSGAKLLATGPDFVDAARAASGKDCAVEKLIWLPGEDPAPPPAGLTTFDDLLDADSSFVDASVDSRDLAQIVYTSGTESLPKGAMLTHEAVMWQYVSCIIDGGMSADDNVLHALPLYHCAQLDVFLGPQIYLAASGVITGKPTADNILALIQAHKITAFFAPPTIWIAMLRSPNFDKTDLSTLQKGYYGASIMPVEVLLELQRRLPNVKFWNFYGQTEIAPLATVLQPEDQLRKAGSAGKPTINVETRVVNTAMEDVKVGEIGEIVHRSPHLLSGYYNDPVKTAAAFAGGWFHSGDLATVDAEGYITVVDRVKDMIKTGGENVASREVEETIYKIPAVSEVAIVGLPDPRWIEAVTAIVVVKTGERLDEDAVIKHCAGSMAHFKVPKRVVFVDSLPKNPSGKLLKRELRQRFVGGGTLDKAIQKNFRM; encoded by the coding sequence ATGACCCAAGACCTCACACGGATCATCGCGAAAGCCCGCGAGCATTCGATCGGCGATCTCCTGCGCCGCTCCGCGCAACGCGAGCCGAACAAGCTCGCCTTGAGCTGCGGCGCCGTGCGCTGGACCTTTGCCGAGCTGGATGCGATCTGCAACCGGCTCGCCCGCGGCCTGCTCGGCCTCGGCATCAGGAAAGGCGATCGTCTCGCCGTGCTGTCGCGCAATTCGCACGCCTTCGCCGCGCTTCGTTTCGCTGTGGTGCGGATCGGCGCGGTGCTGGTGCCGATCAATTTCATGCTCAATCCGGATGAGATCAATTTCATCCTGAAGAGTTCCGGCGCAAAGCTGCTCGCAACCGGTCCCGATTTCGTCGATGCTGCGCGCGCCGCAAGCGGCAAGGATTGCGCGGTCGAAAAGCTGATCTGGCTGCCGGGGGAGGATCCGGCGCCGCCGCCGGCGGGGCTCACGACCTTCGACGACCTCCTCGATGCCGACAGCTCGTTCGTCGATGCCTCCGTCGACAGCCGCGATCTCGCGCAGATCGTCTACACCAGCGGCACGGAATCGCTGCCCAAGGGCGCGATGCTGACCCATGAAGCGGTGATGTGGCAGTATGTGAGCTGCATCATCGATGGCGGCATGAGCGCCGACGACAACGTGCTGCACGCGCTGCCGCTCTATCACTGCGCCCAGCTCGACGTGTTCCTGGGGCCGCAGATCTATCTCGCGGCGTCCGGTGTGATCACGGGCAAGCCGACCGCCGACAATATTCTCGCGCTGATCCAGGCCCACAAGATCACCGCCTTCTTCGCGCCGCCGACGATCTGGATCGCCATGCTGCGTTCGCCCAATTTCGACAAGACCGATCTGTCGACCCTGCAGAAGGGCTATTACGGCGCCTCGATCATGCCGGTGGAGGTGCTGCTCGAATTGCAGCGGCGGCTGCCGAATGTGAAGTTCTGGAACTTCTACGGCCAGACCGAGATCGCGCCGCTCGCGACCGTGCTTCAGCCCGAGGATCAGCTTCGTAAGGCAGGCTCCGCCGGCAAGCCAACGATCAATGTCGAGACGCGCGTGGTCAACACCGCGATGGAGGATGTGAAGGTCGGTGAGATCGGCGAGATTGTGCACCGCTCGCCGCATCTTCTGTCCGGCTACTACAACGATCCAGTGAAAACGGCGGCGGCGTTCGCCGGCGGCTGGTTTCACTCCGGCGATCTCGCCACCGTCGATGCGGAGGGCTACATCACCGTCGTCGACCGCGTGAAGGACATGATCAAGACCGGCGGCGAGAACGTCGCCAGCCGCGAGGTCGAGGAGACGATCTATAAAATACCAGCAGTCTCCGAGGTCGCGATCGTCGGCCTGCCCGATCCGCGCTGGATCGAGGCGGTGACCGCGATCGTCGTGGTGAAGACCGGCGAGCGGCTCGACGAGGACGCGGTCATCAAGCATTGCGCAGGTTCAATGGCGCATTTCAAGGTGCCCAAGCGCGTCGTCTTCGTCGACAGCCTGCCGAAGAATCCGTCCGGCAAGCTGCTAAAGCGCGAGTTGCGTCAGCGCTTCGTTGGCGGCGGGACGCTCGACAAGGCGATCCAGAAGAATTTTCGGATGTGA
- a CDS encoding ABC transporter substrate-binding protein, whose product MIARFVIVAAAMLAATVSARAEDRPLKIGWLMSYTGPGAAAGAASDAAIEVFFQKCGKSVAGRKVEIIKRDTTGPAPDVARRLAQELIVGEKVDFLAGMDFTPNTMAVAPLSTSAKVPLLIVNSATSGILTKHPYAVRFGFTTTEMAQQLAAYASKQGVKSVYTFVQEFEPGLDAEAMFIREYKAAGGTIAGSVRAPLKATDFSAYIQRIKDANPEAVFVFMTASELPPIFLRQFKEAGLDPAKIIGIGDITDEASLPSAGDAALDVVTAFHYTQTHDSAANKEFTQAFKAIAPERPVSFVPVVTYDVLRAIYQVVEAQKGDLNPDRTMELLKQTKFESPRGPISIDPATRDIVQTVYFRKVEKRDGQVVNVEFASTADVKDPGSAR is encoded by the coding sequence ATGATCGCCAGATTCGTGATCGTCGCCGCGGCGATGCTCGCCGCCACTGTTTCAGCTCGTGCAGAGGACCGGCCGCTCAAGATCGGCTGGCTCATGAGCTATACCGGTCCGGGCGCGGCCGCCGGTGCCGCATCCGATGCGGCAATTGAGGTGTTCTTCCAGAAGTGCGGCAAGTCGGTCGCCGGTCGCAAGGTCGAGATCATCAAGCGCGATACCACGGGCCCGGCACCCGACGTCGCTCGCCGTCTCGCTCAGGAATTGATCGTGGGTGAGAAGGTCGATTTCCTCGCCGGAATGGACTTTACGCCGAATACGATGGCCGTAGCGCCGCTCTCGACCTCCGCCAAGGTGCCACTCCTCATCGTGAATTCCGCGACCTCTGGCATCCTGACCAAACATCCCTATGCCGTCCGGTTCGGCTTCACGACGACGGAAATGGCGCAGCAGCTTGCGGCCTATGCGAGCAAACAAGGGGTGAAATCTGTCTATACGTTCGTGCAGGAGTTCGAACCCGGCCTTGATGCCGAGGCGATGTTCATTCGCGAATATAAGGCGGCGGGTGGCACCATTGCAGGCTCCGTGCGAGCTCCGCTCAAGGCCACCGACTTTTCGGCCTACATCCAGAGGATCAAGGACGCCAATCCCGAGGCGGTCTTCGTGTTCATGACCGCGAGCGAGCTCCCGCCGATCTTCCTTCGCCAGTTCAAGGAGGCCGGGCTCGATCCCGCGAAAATCATCGGCATCGGCGACATCACCGACGAAGCCTCGCTCCCCTCGGCTGGTGACGCAGCATTGGATGTCGTGACCGCCTTCCATTATACGCAAACCCACGATTCAGCGGCCAACAAGGAATTCACCCAGGCGTTCAAGGCGATCGCACCGGAGCGTCCCGTGAGTTTCGTGCCGGTCGTCACCTACGACGTGCTTCGGGCTATCTATCAGGTGGTCGAAGCCCAGAAGGGCGACCTCAATCCCGACCGGACCATGGAGCTTCTGAAACAGACGAAGTTCGAGAGTCCGCGCGGGCCGATTTCGATTGATCCTGCGACCCGCGACATCGTCCAGACGGTCTATTTCCGCAAGGTCGAGAAGCGCGACGGACAGGTTGTCAACGTCGAATTCGCATCCACAGCCGACGTCAAGGATCCAGGTTCGGCACGCTAG
- a CDS encoding branched-chain amino acid ABC transporter permease: protein MLGFVNILLGGIAYGFVLFLMAGGLSITLGLMGFANMAHAALAMVGGYTAALLIGKAGWPFLAAVATAGATAALTGAILERTLFRRLYQASELEQVLLTIGVVYVAIAAATFLVGPEQMAIAVPAWLDGNLHLGPVDLNRYRLFLIVSGLVLLVSLVRLIDHTTFGAKIRAAVFNRRMTASCGIDVDKLYALAFALGSALAGIGGALSVKLLGLDPNFPIKFLTELLIVVSVGGLGSLRGTFLAAMLFGIIDVVGKYLLPEIGAFIIYATALALLTVRPQGLIGRPR from the coding sequence ATGCTTGGCTTCGTCAATATCCTGCTTGGCGGCATTGCCTACGGATTCGTGCTGTTCCTGATGGCCGGCGGACTCTCGATCACGCTTGGCCTCATGGGATTCGCCAACATGGCCCACGCCGCGCTGGCGATGGTTGGCGGCTACACGGCCGCGTTGCTGATCGGCAAGGCCGGCTGGCCCTTCCTGGCCGCCGTCGCCACGGCAGGTGCAACAGCGGCGCTGACGGGGGCGATCCTGGAACGTACCCTGTTCCGACGGCTTTATCAGGCATCCGAGCTCGAGCAGGTCTTGCTCACGATCGGCGTCGTGTACGTCGCGATCGCAGCCGCAACCTTCCTCGTCGGGCCCGAGCAGATGGCAATCGCGGTGCCCGCCTGGCTGGACGGCAATCTCCACCTTGGACCGGTCGATCTCAACCGCTATCGCCTCTTCCTGATCGTCTCCGGCCTTGTGCTGCTCGTCTCGCTGGTCCGCCTTATCGATCACACCACGTTCGGCGCCAAGATCAGGGCGGCCGTCTTCAACCGCCGGATGACGGCATCATGCGGTATCGATGTCGACAAGCTCTATGCGCTGGCCTTCGCACTCGGATCGGCGCTTGCCGGGATCGGGGGCGCGCTTAGCGTCAAATTGCTCGGATTGGATCCCAACTTCCCGATCAAGTTCTTGACCGAGCTGTTGATCGTCGTCAGCGTCGGCGGGCTGGGCTCGCTGCGCGGAACGTTTCTCGCCGCGATGTTGTTCGGGATCATCGATGTCGTCGGCAAGTACCTGCTGCCCGAGATCGGGGCCTTCATCATCTACGCCACTGCGCTTGCGTTGCTGACCGTACGACCGCAGGGCCTCATTGGGCGTCCGCGATGA
- a CDS encoding branched-chain amino acid ABC transporter permease: protein MVARRARWTAVEIAFWVAAAACYFLFPAKLVLLTQMLIGGLFAMSLDLLLGYGGIPSFGHAAFFGLGAYAAGLLAAHGWGEPLSGVLFGGLAAGGLGLAFSSVIAKVRGAAVLMVTLCIGLLLFEAASRMPWLTGGDTGLQGIDMWPLLGLFEFDLFGRTAFWYAYAVSFLLYLAARRYVHSPEGLALKGIRENHDRVPMLGVSTARRKMIAFTISATIAGMAGALLAQTTQIVALETLSFERSVAALVMLIVGGLGTLIGGFIGAAAFIWARDVLSALNPVYWMFWLGLILIALVLTSRGGLVGTLALLADYLARKRHPR, encoded by the coding sequence ATGGTCGCGCGCCGCGCGCGGTGGACCGCCGTCGAGATCGCGTTCTGGGTAGCGGCCGCGGCCTGCTACTTTCTCTTTCCGGCCAAGCTCGTCCTGTTGACCCAGATGCTGATCGGCGGCCTCTTTGCCATGTCGCTCGATCTGTTGCTGGGCTATGGCGGGATCCCGTCGTTCGGCCATGCCGCCTTTTTCGGACTGGGCGCCTATGCAGCGGGACTGCTCGCCGCCCACGGCTGGGGCGAACCACTCTCCGGTGTTCTCTTCGGCGGGCTGGCCGCCGGCGGACTCGGACTTGCGTTCAGCTCCGTGATCGCCAAGGTGCGTGGCGCGGCGGTGCTGATGGTCACGCTGTGCATCGGGCTGCTGCTGTTCGAGGCCGCAAGCCGCATGCCGTGGCTAACCGGCGGCGATACCGGGTTGCAAGGCATCGACATGTGGCCGCTGCTGGGCCTCTTTGAATTCGATCTCTTCGGCCGGACCGCGTTCTGGTACGCCTACGCCGTCTCCTTCCTGCTCTATCTGGCGGCCCGGCGCTATGTTCATTCGCCCGAAGGGCTCGCGTTGAAGGGGATACGCGAGAACCACGATCGCGTTCCCATGCTCGGCGTATCGACCGCCCGCCGCAAGATGATCGCCTTCACGATCTCGGCGACCATCGCCGGCATGGCCGGTGCATTGCTCGCGCAGACCACCCAAATCGTCGCGTTGGAGACGTTGAGCTTCGAACGGTCGGTGGCTGCCCTGGTCATGCTGATCGTAGGCGGACTCGGCACGCTGATCGGCGGCTTCATTGGCGCTGCGGCCTTCATCTGGGCGCGCGATGTGCTCTCCGCACTCAACCCCGTGTATTGGATGTTCTGGCTCGGGCTCATCTTGATCGCGCTCGTGCTGACGTCGCGCGGCGGCCTGGTCGGAACTCTGGCGCTGCTCGCGGACTACCTGGCGCGCAAGAGGCATCCACGATGA
- a CDS encoding ABC transporter ATP-binding protein translates to MTAPALETRALCKQFGALRVTNEVSLRLKVGGRQALIGPNGAGKSTLINLLTGVLAPSSGSILLKGAPINRLTTDQRVALGLGRTFQINALFPHLSPLESIMLAVARRNGRLGRPLQALHGESETTDEAFALACSVGLGRDCLRPTAELAYGRQRLLEIALALAGRPRVLLLDEPAAGVPAGESFELMQAIEALPREVAILFIEHDMDLVFRFAETITVLVAGTVLCEGTPGEIARDPEVRRVYLGVGSD, encoded by the coding sequence ATGACTGCTCCAGCCCTCGAAACCAGAGCCCTTTGCAAGCAGTTTGGCGCCCTCAGGGTGACCAACGAGGTCAGCCTGCGGCTGAAGGTAGGCGGACGCCAAGCCTTGATTGGACCGAACGGCGCGGGAAAGAGCACACTGATCAATCTGCTCACCGGGGTGCTGGCGCCAAGCAGCGGCAGCATTCTGCTCAAGGGCGCGCCGATCAATCGCCTGACCACCGATCAGCGTGTCGCGCTGGGCCTCGGCAGAACGTTCCAGATTAACGCGCTGTTTCCACATCTGTCGCCGCTGGAATCGATCATGCTGGCGGTGGCGCGGCGGAACGGCCGCCTCGGCCGGCCTCTCCAGGCGCTGCACGGAGAGTCCGAAACCACCGATGAAGCGTTCGCGCTGGCTTGCTCCGTCGGCCTCGGCCGAGACTGCCTGCGTCCGACCGCGGAGCTCGCCTACGGTCGCCAACGCCTGTTGGAGATCGCGCTCGCCCTCGCCGGCCGGCCACGGGTCCTGCTGCTGGATGAACCGGCTGCGGGCGTTCCGGCCGGCGAGAGTTTTGAACTGATGCAGGCGATCGAAGCGCTGCCCCGCGAGGTCGCGATCCTTTTCATCGAACACGATATGGATCTGGTCTTTCGATTTGCCGAGACCATCACCGTGCTCGTCGCAGGAACGGTATTGTGCGAGGGGACGCCGGGCGAGATCGCAAGGGATCCTGAGGTCCGCCGGGTCTATCTGGGAGTCGGCAGTGACTGA
- a CDS encoding ABC transporter ATP-binding protein, giving the protein MTEPLLETENLDVGYGEGVVVHGLSLTIAGGGSLALLGRNGAGKSTLMLAIAGHLSPRGGRIRFGGQDITTMPPHQRCRMGIGWVPQGREVFAPLTVEENLRIAATPGTWTLDRVYELFPKLKERRTNFGNQLSGGEQQMLAIGRALVTNPRLLLLDEPLEGLAPVVAQDVARCITGITQSGSITVVLIEQHAAFALGLARHAVILERGVAVRSGTSSAVAADRDALEQYVGIRKPVRAA; this is encoded by the coding sequence GTGACTGAGCCCTTGCTGGAGACCGAGAACCTCGACGTCGGCTACGGCGAGGGTGTCGTCGTCCATGGCCTGTCGCTGACGATCGCGGGTGGAGGCTCGCTCGCGCTTCTGGGCCGCAACGGCGCGGGAAAGTCGACCCTGATGCTCGCGATCGCCGGTCACCTCAGTCCGCGAGGAGGCCGGATTCGTTTCGGCGGCCAGGACATCACGACCATGCCGCCACACCAGCGCTGCCGCATGGGCATCGGTTGGGTGCCCCAGGGGCGCGAAGTGTTTGCGCCGCTGACCGTCGAAGAGAACCTGCGGATCGCTGCGACGCCGGGAACCTGGACGCTCGACCGCGTCTATGAGCTGTTCCCGAAGCTGAAGGAGCGGCGCACCAATTTCGGCAATCAATTGTCCGGAGGCGAGCAGCAAATGCTGGCCATCGGGCGCGCTCTGGTCACCAATCCGCGCCTTCTACTGCTGGACGAACCGCTGGAAGGCCTCGCGCCGGTCGTCGCGCAGGACGTCGCGCGTTGCATCACGGGAATCACGCAAAGTGGAAGCATCACAGTCGTCCTGATCGAGCAGCACGCCGCCTTCGCATTGGGACTGGCCCGGCATGCGGTCATCCTCGAACGAGGCGTGGCGGTCCGATCCGGGACGAGCAGCGCAGTCGCCGCCGACCGCGATGCGCTCGAGCAATACGTAGGTATCCGAAAGCCGGTCCGCGCCGCCTGA
- a CDS encoding cytochrome P450 yields MGFRFDPEDRDFVNDPYPTYKILRDEHPVYRHEPSGYYVITRNEDVARILNDFETFSSSRGNTLVDSPLRVGKTLGTTDPPRHDELRRVVMKGFTPARIQSMQPAIERDVNRLLRDFGDRRECDFMADISRPILYAALGRMLGLDGDAARRAAELSRDLFHAGTGAMGPVSKPGVMEDVFAVLGEQLERRRKDRSDDLFSFLLEAQEAGAPLSDPEILGNMSTVLLAGNASIGHYFSNLVHALWRNPDERRKLLADPAKLDAAVNEGVRWDTSTQSFARETTKDVSLHGVMIPADSRLVVCYGAANRDERVISDPDAFDIDRGKTRHFGFGSGPHICLGAPTARAMMRTIMTPLLPTLGEYELDIANAERVAHMMVRGFYKLTIRW; encoded by the coding sequence ATGGGCTTTCGCTTCGACCCCGAGGACCGCGACTTCGTCAATGACCCATACCCCACCTACAAGATCCTGCGCGACGAGCACCCGGTCTACCGGCACGAGCCGAGCGGCTATTATGTGATCACGCGCAACGAGGACGTCGCCCGCATCCTCAATGATTTCGAGACCTTCTCGTCATCGCGCGGCAATACGCTGGTCGATTCGCCGCTCCGGGTCGGCAAAACGCTGGGCACCACGGATCCGCCGCGTCACGACGAACTGCGACGCGTCGTCATGAAAGGATTCACGCCGGCCCGAATCCAGTCGATGCAGCCTGCCATCGAACGCGACGTCAACCGCCTGCTGCGCGATTTCGGCGATCGCCGCGAATGCGACTTCATGGCCGACATCAGCCGTCCCATTCTCTACGCCGCCCTTGGCCGCATGCTCGGCCTCGACGGAGATGCCGCGCGCCGCGCAGCCGAGCTGTCGCGAGATCTGTTCCATGCCGGGACCGGCGCGATGGGTCCCGTGTCGAAGCCGGGCGTGATGGAGGACGTCTTCGCCGTGCTCGGCGAACAGCTCGAGCGCCGGCGCAAGGACCGCAGCGACGATCTGTTCTCGTTCCTGCTCGAGGCGCAGGAGGCCGGCGCGCCGCTCTCGGACCCGGAAATCCTAGGCAACATGTCGACGGTGCTGCTGGCTGGAAATGCCTCGATCGGCCACTACTTCTCGAACCTCGTCCATGCGCTCTGGCGCAATCCGGACGAACGCCGGAAATTGCTGGCGGATCCGGCGAAGCTCGACGCTGCCGTCAATGAAGGTGTTCGCTGGGACACCTCGACGCAGTCATTTGCGCGCGAGACCACGAAGGACGTCTCCCTGCATGGGGTCATGATCCCCGCCGACAGCCGGCTCGTGGTCTGCTATGGCGCGGCCAATCGGGACGAGCGCGTGATTTCGGACCCTGATGCGTTCGACATCGACCGCGGCAAGACGCGCCATTTCGGCTTCGGCTCTGGTCCTCACATCTGCCTCGGCGCGCCGACCGCGCGCGCGATGATGCGCACCATCATGACTCCGCTGTTGCCGACGCTCGGCGAATACGAACTCGACATCGCGAACGCCGAGCGCGTCGCGCACATGATGGTGCGCGGCTTCTACAAGCTGACGATCCGCTGGTAG
- a CDS encoding cytochrome P450: MTAFDLASDASFDDPYPTYRRMRAEQPAYYCPQTSLWFVSRHRDIADALARPHMFSSSAGNALSDSPLRVGKTLGSIDPPRHDELRRIIIRGVTPARIELVLPWLRAELARRLETLQPRRQCDFVTEISRPLLFGALGRMLGLGLESARKASALSERLFRGQAGPAGPALEEEERAQVIALLTEELARRRVERDDDLFSVLIAAQTAGAPLSDAEIVANMMTVLLAGNASIGHFLPNLMHALWRHPDQRSRVTTDPALVDAAIEEAVRWDTSTQCFARTTSAPTAIAGMNIPSGARVALLYASANRDETAIADADRFDIMRGKVRHFGFGFGPHICLGASATRSMLRAILPGLLAALGDFDVDVTKAERVRHLMVRGFRSLPIAW, from the coding sequence ATGACCGCATTCGATCTCGCCAGCGATGCCTCCTTCGATGACCCCTATCCGACCTATCGGCGGATGCGAGCCGAACAGCCGGCCTATTACTGCCCGCAGACCAGTCTCTGGTTCGTGAGCCGGCACCGCGACATCGCGGATGCCCTGGCGAGGCCCCATATGTTCTCGTCCTCAGCCGGCAACGCGCTCAGCGATTCTCCGCTCCGCGTCGGCAAGACGCTGGGCTCGATCGATCCGCCCCGCCATGACGAGCTGCGGCGCATCATCATCCGCGGCGTCACGCCGGCGCGGATCGAGCTGGTTCTCCCCTGGCTCCGAGCCGAGCTTGCCCGGCGGCTCGAAACGCTACAGCCTCGCCGCCAATGCGATTTCGTCACTGAGATCAGCCGCCCTCTGCTGTTCGGCGCCCTGGGCCGGATGCTCGGTCTCGGCCTCGAGTCTGCGCGGAAGGCCAGCGCGCTTTCGGAGCGGCTGTTCCGTGGACAAGCCGGTCCCGCAGGTCCCGCACTCGAGGAAGAAGAGCGAGCCCAGGTTATTGCCTTGCTGACGGAAGAGCTGGCGCGGCGTCGCGTCGAGCGCGACGATGACCTGTTCTCGGTCCTGATCGCGGCCCAGACGGCAGGTGCGCCGCTCAGCGACGCCGAGATCGTAGCCAACATGATGACCGTGCTGCTGGCAGGGAATGCCTCGATCGGGCATTTCCTGCCCAACCTGATGCATGCGCTGTGGCGCCATCCCGATCAGCGCTCGCGCGTAACGACCGATCCGGCTTTGGTCGATGCCGCCATCGAAGAAGCGGTGCGCTGGGACACGTCGACGCAGTGCTTCGCCCGGACGACGTCAGCGCCGACCGCGATTGCGGGAATGAACATTCCATCGGGCGCGAGGGTCGCCCTGCTCTACGCGTCGGCCAATCGCGACGAGACGGCGATTGCCGATGCCGATCGCTTCGACATCATGCGCGGCAAGGTCCGTCATTTCGGCTTCGGATTTGGACCGCATATTTGCCTGGGCGCCAGCGCAACGCGGTCCATGTTGCGCGCGATCCTGCCCGGCCTGCTCGCGGCGCTGGGCGACTTCGATGTCGACGTCACAAAAGCCGAGCGTGTTCGTCACTTGATGGTGCGCGGCTTCAGGAGCTTGCCTATCGCTTGGTAG